From Marinoscillum sp. 108, a single genomic window includes:
- a CDS encoding aminotransferase class V-fold PLP-dependent enzyme produces the protein MSVDTSISVDEIRKEFPVLHQQVNGKPLIYFDNAATSQTPECVTNALIHYYQNDNANIHRGIHTLAERATTAFEETRKAAQRFINAGEAEEIIFTKGTTEGINLVAQAYGRKFLKAGDEIIISGMEHHSNIVPWQLLCEQTGAKLKVIPVQPSGEILLEDFDRLLTDKTKLVSVVYISNSLGTVNPVAEIIAKAHAAGAVTMIDGAQAAPHHQIDVQALDCDFLAFSGHKMYGPTGVGVLYGKRVLLERMDPYQGGGEMIREVTFEKTTYNDIPYKFEAGTPNIADVVAFKAAIEFIEGIGFEFLHQQEMALLQRGKERLYSIDGFTPIGTAAHKTSVISFLIDGVHPFDLGMLLDARGIAVRTGHHCTQPLMDHFQIEGTVRASFAVYNTVEEIDTFAEALSEIVKKFRS, from the coding sequence ATGAGCGTTGATACCAGCATATCCGTCGATGAAATCAGAAAAGAGTTTCCCGTTCTCCACCAACAGGTCAATGGTAAACCCCTGATCTATTTTGACAATGCGGCTACTTCTCAGACACCCGAGTGCGTCACCAATGCATTGATTCATTATTATCAGAATGACAATGCCAACATACACCGGGGGATCCATACACTAGCAGAAAGAGCAACTACCGCTTTTGAAGAAACCCGAAAAGCTGCGCAACGATTTATCAATGCCGGAGAAGCAGAAGAAATCATCTTCACCAAAGGTACCACCGAAGGAATCAACCTGGTGGCACAGGCCTACGGCAGGAAATTTTTGAAAGCCGGAGACGAAATCATCATCTCAGGCATGGAGCATCACTCCAACATTGTGCCCTGGCAGCTCCTTTGTGAGCAAACAGGCGCCAAGCTGAAAGTGATACCCGTACAGCCCAGTGGTGAAATCCTGCTGGAGGACTTTGATCGGTTGCTGACAGACAAAACAAAGCTTGTCTCAGTGGTCTACATCAGCAACTCGCTGGGTACCGTGAATCCGGTGGCCGAAATCATCGCCAAAGCCCATGCTGCAGGAGCAGTAACTATGATAGATGGCGCACAAGCCGCACCACATCATCAAATTGATGTGCAGGCACTGGACTGTGATTTTCTGGCCTTTTCCGGGCACAAAATGTACGGCCCTACTGGTGTAGGAGTGCTGTATGGCAAACGTGTACTTTTGGAGCGCATGGACCCTTATCAGGGTGGTGGCGAGATGATCCGGGAGGTGACTTTCGAAAAGACCACCTACAACGATATTCCCTATAAGTTTGAAGCAGGGACTCCCAATATCGCCGATGTGGTGGCCTTCAAAGCTGCCATAGAATTCATTGAAGGTATTGGGTTCGAATTTCTACATCAGCAGGAAATGGCCCTCCTGCAAAGAGGAAAGGAGCGGCTGTATAGCATCGATGGTTTCACACCCATAGGCACTGCCGCCCACAAAACCAGTGTAATCTCCTTTCTGATTGATGGAGTGCACCCATTTGACCTGGGAATGCTCCTGGATGCTCGTGGAATCGCCGTGAGAACGGGACATCACTGCACCCAGCCTCTCATGGATCATTTTCAGATAGAAGGAACCGTACGCGCTTCCTTTGCTGTTTACAACACCGTAGAAGAGATTGACACCTTTGCTGAGGCCCTCAGCGAGATTGTAAAGAAATTCAGGTCATGA
- a CDS encoding SufE family protein: MSIAEKEQEIVEEFSMLDGDMEMTINYIMELGERLPEMPADKKNDDHIVKGCQSKVWLAATANEAGQVIFQADSNTAVTKGLVSLLVRVLSEEAPEAILNTEITFPQQIGMNRFIGTQRSNGFGAMIKQMKLYALALSSKTQTDA; encoded by the coding sequence ATGAGTATAGCAGAGAAAGAACAGGAAATAGTGGAGGAATTTTCCATGCTCGATGGAGACATGGAAATGACCATCAACTACATCATGGAACTCGGCGAGCGACTACCCGAAATGCCTGCGGACAAGAAAAATGATGACCACATCGTCAAAGGCTGCCAAAGCAAGGTGTGGTTGGCGGCCACGGCCAATGAAGCAGGCCAGGTCATCTTTCAGGCAGATAGCAATACTGCGGTCACCAAAGGGTTGGTGAGCCTGCTGGTAAGGGTTCTCTCTGAAGAGGCTCCCGAAGCTATCCTGAATACCGAAATCACTTTTCCCCAGCAAATTGGGATGAACAGATTTATAGGAACACAACGATCTAATGGCTTTGGGGCTATGATCAAACAAATGAAACTTTATGCCCTTGCTTTAAGTTCTAAAACTCAAACCGACGCATAG